A single Sulfurimonas aquatica DNA region contains:
- a CDS encoding ankyrin repeat domain-containing protein: MNKSKTFRLFISSTFSDFQEERHILHETVFPVLNKHCLDNGYQFQPIDLRWGVNNEAQLDQKALDICLHEVKECKAFPHPNFLIMQGDRYGWIPLPYAIAKEEYESIITYIESNQDSVELNYRSYKVYADVSTPTSFHEEQKESRKISELQLLTQWYSFDANQIVDSKKESSIGAYILTKRVGEYTIYENWEAEEIALREILQKAVTTLKILNKDEKYFLSATEHEVREGICSYKEGERLVSELCQNQQIVDKKHVYAFIRTISNFDDSSKSYVDENHLNSDTFKDALRRSIDDENIIELKTTYCKNDTLDQNYLATFSKDITEHFLNAIKEQIGQAEMPEFERIKHEQNYYFQNRYKFFMARKHELDFLEKIHSHTEKNSTPFILYGKKGVGKSSILYNFYSNTQNIIIASIESSPLLANLSYLEKFVMYELDCLNENDNKTVIIDGLNYVDGFQEVFLLVDNINTKYNNIRFIISTNSFVQYKQLITIKPWADIFVDNISLEEQFDPVQYINLTLSSENRVLQREQADALVSQVDFQNLTIFNSLIFLHRTTPFDHVLQTDRFFTTLEEVHSYYDEHYLKYFSQELIANFIGYISSSNNGLSELELNTLLRKNKEVYLSIKNEFHELADEQIPSSVWTMLLNAVSPFVSKTENNGLIIYFIKDEQFKRYIFDYYRLDAVSLNGDIANLFSSSKTQRGYLVYLYALLGSKQYEKLFLFFTDNILKSIDQFEMMEVYVSIFESLNSEGLFSKYNKKYGELKSELEKINKVSFMSFSLIVAARLDAVNYIKYFSESSESLTKVHWFNADILTHAVVCASMKVIQYIGESIETFNVTNMANTYPIVHATHLNQTSVVEYLIDAGAKVNMNNPKNWSPLILAAENGNTILVKRFLEEGIDVNIINNGYTPLLKAAQNQNKSAAYETCKILLENGADVNAVEKDHDSVEEIESKKLAINDIDEFSLIKSILIEEDDSDYDLANIESMHSSSLSYAVLFENVELVKILLEYGADVNHQNKLGDTPLKYLCNNDNVKILKMLLDKGADLFEIDKNDKDTIFYYFRNNNEKIINYLFDRGDIPLSININEKDKYLDIALAYDNLAYFHRLHAEEVVLNERNIQGRNLLFVAIDHKAVRCLDFLITEVGLDVNDQDKASQTILTHITSNPGLNATQEAAAYKVISKALNLGANPNIQGQNGYTALFWALSKDLYDVCTLLVEHEANPDLPVASGTTPFVYAAAKNELKFLELLLPKVKNINMRSKGGMTALIMAAKLDHKLIMQGQSNYSKVKYLLENGADKTIYSDAGMLASDYTFEPEVEVLLLSYGTDEIFLPKIGVFNILEDMTSDEIFKLVNIPYNRKIIDEEFSTVQKEIRELILDNQITESIQASLYVIRLLPNKFIENEEMYTQMAGYLRELITYNTKIEKILEYQKLENSSIQNYVKYYLLVSEIYPNNRDLWWDSYITFFINFSYFLDSNQYKESRIFAKKAIDIVNTISNGLKSNKDLHRINQIKNHFSNLATVISNSTYHTNSIINNEFVLSEDRLMLFIRENVIETEMNEQFEYTAMESYEFRDIFQKLLAYSSDQIETASKYDYKQKKILHNFFMNFCNSIIAHINENDYAQAIAGLEHLKTKLPDSFLFENKILQKSFNQLEEHLGNKVEFDEDEIPF; this comes from the coding sequence GTGAACAAATCAAAAACATTTAGATTATTTATATCATCAACATTTAGCGACTTTCAAGAAGAACGACATATTCTACATGAAACTGTATTCCCAGTTTTAAACAAACATTGTTTAGACAATGGCTATCAGTTTCAGCCTATTGATTTACGTTGGGGGGTAAATAACGAAGCCCAACTTGATCAAAAAGCTTTAGATATATGTCTTCATGAAGTCAAAGAATGTAAAGCTTTTCCTCATCCAAATTTTTTAATTATGCAAGGAGATAGATATGGTTGGATTCCTTTACCATATGCTATAGCAAAAGAAGAGTATGAAAGTATAATAACATATATTGAATCTAATCAAGACTCTGTGGAATTAAATTATAGAAGCTATAAAGTTTATGCTGATGTGAGTACACCTACATCATTTCATGAAGAGCAAAAAGAAAGTCGTAAAATATCAGAGCTTCAACTTCTTACACAATGGTATTCATTTGATGCAAATCAGATAGTTGATAGTAAAAAAGAATCTTCTATCGGTGCTTATATACTTACAAAAAGGGTAGGTGAGTATACTATTTATGAGAATTGGGAAGCTGAAGAGATAGCCTTACGAGAAATATTACAAAAGGCTGTGACAACACTTAAAATTCTAAATAAAGATGAGAAGTATTTTCTTTCAGCAACAGAACATGAGGTTAGAGAAGGGATATGTAGTTATAAAGAAGGGGAGCGTTTAGTTTCAGAATTATGTCAGAATCAACAAATTGTCGATAAAAAACATGTATATGCTTTTATACGTACTATTTCAAACTTTGATGATTCAAGTAAAAGCTATGTAGATGAAAATCATTTGAATAGCGATACTTTCAAAGATGCTTTACGCAGGAGTATTGATGATGAAAATATTATAGAACTTAAGACAACATATTGTAAAAACGATACACTTGATCAAAACTATTTAGCTACTTTCTCAAAAGACATAACAGAACATTTTCTAAATGCAATTAAAGAACAGATTGGACAAGCAGAGATGCCAGAATTTGAACGTATTAAGCATGAGCAAAATTACTATTTTCAAAATAGATATAAATTCTTTATGGCAAGAAAACATGAATTAGATTTTCTTGAAAAAATTCACTCTCATACAGAAAAAAATAGTACACCATTTATTTTATATGGAAAAAAAGGAGTTGGTAAATCTTCAATCCTTTACAATTTTTATAGCAATACCCAAAATATAATAATTGCAAGTATTGAGAGTAGCCCTCTATTAGCTAATCTTTCTTACCTTGAAAAATTTGTTATGTATGAACTTGATTGCCTAAATGAAAATGATAATAAAACAGTTATTATTGATGGATTAAATTATGTAGATGGTTTTCAAGAAGTTTTTTTACTGGTAGATAATATAAATACAAAATATAATAATATAAGGTTTATTATTTCAACAAATTCATTTGTGCAATATAAGCAGTTAATTACGATTAAACCGTGGGCAGATATATTTGTTGATAATATTTCATTAGAGGAACAGTTTGATCCAGTCCAATATATTAATCTGACACTCTCTAGTGAAAATAGAGTGCTTCAAAGAGAACAGGCTGATGCTCTTGTCTCTCAAGTTGATTTCCAAAACTTAACTATCTTTAACTCTTTGATTTTTTTACATAGAACTACCCCTTTTGATCATGTACTTCAAACAGATAGATTTTTTACTACACTTGAAGAGGTTCATAGCTATTATGATGAACATTATCTGAAATACTTCTCTCAAGAGCTCATTGCTAATTTTATAGGATATATAAGCAGCAGTAATAATGGTCTTAGTGAATTGGAATTAAACACTCTTTTACGAAAAAATAAAGAGGTGTATTTATCTATTAAAAATGAATTCCATGAACTCGCAGATGAACAAATACCGTCATCTGTATGGACAATGCTATTGAATGCAGTATCTCCTTTTGTATCAAAGACAGAGAATAATGGGTTAATTATATATTTCATTAAAGATGAACAGTTTAAGAGATATATTTTTGACTACTATAGATTAGATGCTGTTAGCTTGAACGGTGATATTGCAAATCTTTTTTCATCCTCTAAAACACAGAGAGGATATCTAGTATATCTGTATGCGTTGCTTGGGTCAAAACAATATGAGAAGCTTTTTTTATTTTTCACAGATAATATATTAAAAAGTATTGATCAATTTGAAATGATGGAGGTATATGTGTCAATTTTTGAATCTTTAAATAGTGAAGGCTTGTTCTCTAAATATAATAAAAAATATGGAGAGTTGAAAAGTGAATTAGAAAAGATTAATAAAGTGAGTTTTATGTCATTTTCACTCATAGTCGCTGCTCGATTAGATGCTGTTAATTATATTAAATATTTTTCAGAATCAAGTGAAAGTTTAACAAAAGTGCACTGGTTTAATGCAGACATCTTAACTCATGCTGTTGTTTGTGCATCAATGAAAGTTATACAGTATATTGGAGAGTCGATTGAGACATTTAATGTTACTAATATGGCAAATACTTATCCAATAGTGCATGCAACACACTTAAACCAAACATCTGTTGTTGAATACCTTATTGATGCGGGTGCTAAAGTTAATATGAATAATCCAAAGAATTGGTCACCTTTGATACTTGCAGCAGAAAATGGAAATACAATATTAGTCAAAAGGTTTCTTGAAGAAGGAATAGATGTTAATATTATCAACAATGGGTACACTCCTTTACTCAAAGCAGCCCAAAATCAGAATAAAAGTGCTGCTTATGAGACATGTAAGATTTTACTTGAAAATGGGGCAGATGTAAATGCAGTAGAAAAAGATCATGATAGTGTTGAAGAGATAGAATCAAAAAAATTAGCAATCAATGATATAGACGAGTTTTCATTAATTAAATCAATCTTGATTGAAGAAGATGATTCAGACTATGATTTGGCAAATATTGAAAGTATGCATAGTTCTTCTTTGTCTTATGCCGTACTGTTTGAGAATGTAGAACTTGTTAAGATTTTATTAGAATATGGGGCAGATGTAAATCATCAAAATAAACTAGGAGATACACCTTTAAAATATTTGTGTAACAATGATAATGTAAAGATCTTGAAAATGTTACTTGATAAAGGGGCTGACCTCTTTGAGATAGATAAGAATGATAAAGATACAATTTTTTATTATTTTAGAAACAATAATGAAAAGATTATAAATTATCTATTTGATAGAGGGGATATTCCTCTGTCTATAAATATAAATGAAAAAGATAAATATTTAGATATAGCGTTAGCTTACGACAACTTAGCTTATTTCCATAGGTTACATGCAGAAGAAGTTGTATTAAATGAACGAAATATACAAGGTAGAAATTTACTATTTGTAGCTATAGATCACAAAGCAGTAAGATGTCTTGATTTTTTAATTACTGAAGTAGGATTAGATGTTAATGATCAAGATAAAGCTAGCCAGACAATATTAACACATATCACAAGTAATCCCGGGTTAAACGCTACACAAGAAGCTGCTGCTTATAAAGTTATATCAAAGGCATTAAACTTAGGGGCCAATCCTAATATTCAAGGACAAAATGGATATACAGCACTCTTTTGGGCATTAAGTAAAGATTTATATGATGTATGTACTCTCTTGGTAGAACATGAAGCAAACCCAGATTTACCTGTCGCCTCAGGAACGACTCCTTTTGTATATGCTGCTGCAAAAAATGAGCTAAAGTTTCTTGAACTCTTGTTACCAAAAGTTAAAAATATAAACATGAGAAGTAAAGGTGGTATGACAGCCTTAATTATGGCGGCAAAACTTGATCATAAACTAATTATGCAGGGGCAATCAAACTATTCAAAAGTTAAATATCTACTTGAAAATGGTGCGGATAAAACAATTTATTCAGATGCAGGTATGTTAGCAAGTGATTATACATTTGAACCTGAGGTTGAAGTATTATTGTTAAGTTATGGAACAGATGAAATCTTCTTACCTAAAATAGGTGTATTTAATATACTTGAGGATATGACATCAGACGAAATATTTAAGTTGGTTAATATTCCTTATAACCGTAAAATTATAGATGAAGAGTTTAGTACAGTACAAAAAGAGATTAGAGAACTTATATTAGATAATCAGATAACTGAATCTATTCAAGCAAGCTTATATGTAATAAGATTACTACCTAATAAGTTTATAGAAAATGAAGAGATGTATACACAGATGGCTGGCTATCTTAGAGAGCTGATAACTTATAATACTAAGATTGAAAAAATTCTTGAGTATCAGAAGCTGGAAAATAGTTCTATACAAAATTATGTGAAATATTATTTACTGGTATCAGAGATATACCCAAATAATAGAGACCTTTGGTGGGATTCTTATATTACTTTTTTTATTAATTTTTCATATTTCTTAGATTCAAATCAATATAAAGAGTCTAGAATATTTGCAAAGAAAGCGATTGATATTGTAAACACGATAAGTAATGGTCTTAAATCTAATAAAGATTTACATCGGATTAATCAAATTAAAAATCATTTTTCTAATTTAGCAACAGTAATTAGTAATTCTACTTATCATACAAACTCTATTATCAATAATGAGTTTGTATTAAGCGAAGACAGACTAATGTTATTTATAAGAGAAAATGTTATTGAAACAGAAATGAATGAACAATTTGAATATACTGCGATGGAATCTTATGAATTTAGAGATATTTTTCAGAAGTTGCTTGCATATAGTTCTGATCAAATAGAAACTGCTTCTAAATATGACTATAAACAAAAAAAGATTCTTCATAACTTTTTTATGAATTTTTGTAATTCTATTATTGCTCATATTAATGAAAATGACTATGCTCAGGCAATTGCAGGCCTCGAACACTTAAAAACCAAGTTACCTGATAGTTTCTTATTTGAGAATAAAATATTGCAAAAGTCATTTAATCAGCTAGAGGAACACTTAGGAAATAAAGTTGAGTTTGATGAAGACGAAATACCCTTCTAA
- a CDS encoding transglutaminase-like domain-containing protein, giving the protein MLYNVVVELYNQYPVLAKLIPVMFIASLLLLISIYKYAGKAMSTWILFLNLIIFSIMYIFIVYRYDGNSAEDANENKKESNKSLLEKTKYEEINKENLKPMFKGKSSKDKESVDRNYNEKAKSGKTKVLKSRSLLNIGKLLSVKQEQQNTYIEQILPFREEYFNIAAPSSTARLYYSNAYLVGYNPKNIKSVWEPLSLLRTRIKYQLDTDAYNGKREVWQTSREASRNLRGDCEDHAILLADWLIGQGYNARVVIGTITPVGKKEDGHAWVVLYEKNKEYILEATQKNKWSHLPLAKSLPQYHPEYMFNRKYFWQNTGSKYTVNYHGEKWVLRSEFLPDDPIYLDKKSHALKINVKQDNAKIKIMNIKPKYHDGILLYPGMYQIELSKKGYLSEKFWISMQDKDILIDKVLVEEKYKDIREAAKKIKLKQIDGKYILTDATKKCKSIGMKLPDFSTAEILVKAQRIPSSKKRYWTNYEAYYRPGLFWTYQNDYGELNQYQKHPSKKYNIFCVKYFKD; this is encoded by the coding sequence ATGCTTTATAATGTAGTTGTTGAGTTATATAATCAATACCCAGTACTAGCTAAACTGATTCCAGTTATGTTTATAGCAAGTTTATTATTGCTTATAAGTATCTATAAGTATGCTGGCAAAGCAATGAGTACATGGATTTTATTTCTAAACTTGATTATATTTAGCATTATGTATATTTTTATAGTCTATAGGTATGATGGCAACTCTGCAGAAGATGCGAATGAAAATAAAAAAGAATCTAATAAAAGTCTTCTTGAAAAAACCAAATATGAAGAAATAAACAAAGAAAATTTGAAACCTATGTTTAAAGGTAAATCTTCAAAAGATAAAGAGTCCGTAGATAGAAACTATAATGAAAAAGCCAAGAGTGGTAAAACAAAAGTTCTAAAAAGCAGAAGTCTTTTAAATATTGGTAAATTACTCTCCGTAAAACAAGAACAACAAAATACTTACATAGAACAAATACTACCTTTTAGAGAAGAATATTTTAATATTGCTGCACCATCAAGTACAGCAAGGTTGTATTATTCAAATGCCTATTTAGTGGGCTATAATCCAAAAAATATAAAATCTGTATGGGAACCACTGTCACTTTTGCGAACTCGAATAAAGTATCAACTTGATACAGATGCATATAATGGTAAAAGGGAAGTGTGGCAAACATCTCGAGAGGCTAGTAGAAATTTAAGGGGAGACTGTGAAGATCATGCCATATTATTGGCAGATTGGCTTATAGGGCAGGGTTATAATGCTCGAGTTGTTATTGGAACGATAACGCCAGTAGGTAAAAAAGAGGATGGGCATGCATGGGTTGTCTTATATGAAAAAAATAAAGAGTATATTTTAGAGGCTACTCAAAAAAATAAATGGTCGCACTTGCCACTAGCCAAGTCACTACCACAATATCATCCGGAGTATATGTTTAATCGCAAATATTTTTGGCAAAATACAGGTTCAAAGTATACAGTTAATTATCATGGTGAGAAATGGGTACTTAGGAGCGAATTTTTGCCAGATGATCCAATATACTTAGATAAAAAAAGCCATGCTTTGAAAATCAATGTAAAACAAGATAACGCAAAAATTAAAATAATGAATATAAAACCAAAATATCATGATGGAATATTACTTTATCCAGGAATGTATCAAATAGAGTTATCTAAAAAAGGCTATTTAAGCGAAAAGTTTTGGATAAGTATGCAAGACAAAGATATATTGATAGATAAAGTTTTAGTTGAAGAAAAATATAAAGATATACGAGAAGCTGCAAAAAAAATTAAACTAAAACAAATCGATGGGAAGTACATCTTAACTGATGCTACTAAAAAATGTAAAAGCATCGGTATGAAGCTCCCAGACTTTTCAACAGCCGAAATACTTGTTAAAGCTCAGCGAATACCATCTTCAAAAAAGCGATACTGGACTAACTATGAAGCTTATTATAGGCCAGGGCTATTTTGGACATATCAAAATGATTATGGTGAATTAAATCAATATCAGAAACATCCTAGTAAAAAATATAATATCTTTTGTGTAAAGTACTTTAAAGACTAA
- a CDS encoding DUF350 domain-containing protein produces METDFIEATYFAIGMNLGVTFVTLVASVIFLLVIDKVLLKNIDLQSEIQKGNIAAAIFASSIMIFIAIIVGMGIR; encoded by the coding sequence ATGGAAACAGATTTTATAGAGGCTACATACTTTGCTATAGGGATGAATTTAGGTGTAACATTTGTTACATTGGTCGCGAGTGTTATTTTTTTACTAGTAATTGATAAGGTTTTATTGAAAAATATAGATTTACAATCAGAGATTCAAAAAGGTAATATCGCCGCTGCAATATTTGCTTCTAGCATTATGATTTTTATTGCCATAATTGTTGGAATGGGAATACGATAA
- a CDS encoding 4Fe-4S single cluster domain-containing protein, producing the protein MIAINKAHFPVTVLGYGTRLGIWTQGCSIGCSGCISKDTWEDKLDSLMPIKELLSWCKKFENENLDGITISGGEPFEQPKALEDFLKKIIKWRETLEKDFDILVYSGFSYDYLQKEFPSILKLLDAVVCEPYNQNLETAYLKGSTNQNIVCLSKLGLKRYDEDALYQNQNSKKIQVAVSNGNVWFIGIPQKGTMQTLEEKCLEKGLVLNDNSWIA; encoded by the coding sequence ATGATAGCCATAAATAAAGCTCACTTTCCAGTAACGGTTTTAGGATATGGAACTAGACTTGGCATCTGGACACAGGGTTGTTCCATAGGATGTAGTGGATGTATATCTAAAGACACCTGGGAAGATAAGTTGGATTCACTAATGCCAATAAAAGAGTTACTAAGTTGGTGTAAGAAGTTTGAAAATGAAAACTTAGATGGCATTACCATATCTGGTGGAGAACCTTTTGAACAACCAAAAGCACTTGAAGACTTTCTCAAAAAGATAATTAAGTGGAGAGAAACTCTTGAAAAAGATTTTGACATATTAGTGTATTCTGGCTTTTCTTACGATTACTTACAAAAAGAATTTCCTTCTATATTGAAGCTATTAGATGCGGTAGTCTGTGAACCTTATAATCAAAACTTAGAAACAGCATACCTTAAAGGTTCAACAAATCAAAATATTGTATGTTTAAGCAAGTTAGGGCTTAAGCGTTATGACGAAGATGCTTTATATCAGAATCAAAATAGTAAAAAAATTCAGGTTGCAGTGTCTAACGGCAATGTATGGTTTATAGGAATTCCTCAAAAGGGTACAATGCAAACTCTGGAAGAAAAGTGCCTTGAAAAAGGTTTAGTGCTTAATGATAACTCATGGATAGCATAA
- a CDS encoding AAA family ATPase translates to MSRTVKYAKEIKRLLPIRQQFILSGNVDDQHIYEEDNVAKVLHMDAILWNMLENEKYECIVKYNPVNGISILIDGKYLKKDEKLEVADGLELTSGSKPSLQEFASYIKQIVLQEDDGYGTYTKHRVAILIEYASRISRSVDSLSEEEYNFFRSCDQLARDARRIKNEELANKLYNPVIWCVQNRFDIPVWYGAGNNRIVFQEVEKPSHESRSIVADLYIKHIHNYENYKDNHSQYVNIFAGLSEGLKLQDMIDIMTLVRDQKIGMDDLDDAARGYKTGNQDVNSPWRANGLKERVDNAKERISSRVKGQPAAIELSLDILKRSIMGLTGAQTSSSGSRPRGVLFLAGPTGVGKTELAKSLTQSIFGSQDAYIRFDMSEFASEHSEARLIGAPPGYVGYESGGELTKAVRSKPFSLILFDEIEKAHPKILDKFLQILEDGRITDGLGDTVFFSESIIVFTSNLGISKRHRDGTTEQLVHPQNTYEEVRENVLKGIEEHFTNELRRPEILNRLGDNIVVFNFIQKDVAIEIFEIMVNNIKRRVKDEHRAKLELSEGARNTLIAISTSDLKNGGRGIGSKLESSLVNPLARKLFELESFKDQTIIVDAITMSDNVYSIKISVS, encoded by the coding sequence ATGAGTAGGACTGTAAAGTATGCTAAAGAAATAAAAAGACTTTTACCAATTCGTCAACAGTTTATTTTGAGTGGAAATGTAGACGATCAACATATATATGAAGAAGATAATGTAGCAAAAGTACTACACATGGATGCTATCCTATGGAATATGTTGGAAAATGAAAAGTACGAGTGCATAGTTAAGTATAACCCAGTTAATGGCATATCAATTTTAATCGATGGTAAATATTTAAAAAAAGACGAGAAGTTAGAAGTTGCAGATGGACTTGAGCTAACATCAGGTAGTAAACCCTCTTTACAAGAGTTTGCAAGTTATATAAAACAAATCGTATTGCAAGAAGACGATGGGTATGGTACATATACAAAACATAGAGTTGCTATTTTAATTGAATATGCTTCAAGAATCTCAAGAAGTGTAGACTCACTAAGTGAAGAAGAGTATAACTTTTTTCGTAGCTGTGATCAACTAGCTAGAGATGCTCGAAGAATAAAAAATGAGGAGCTCGCTAACAAACTTTACAACCCAGTTATTTGGTGTGTTCAAAATAGATTTGATATACCTGTATGGTATGGTGCAGGAAATAATCGTATAGTTTTTCAGGAAGTAGAAAAGCCATCCCATGAATCTAGAAGTATTGTTGCAGACTTATATATCAAACATATACATAATTATGAAAATTATAAAGATAATCACTCGCAGTATGTAAATATATTTGCAGGCCTAAGTGAGGGCCTTAAACTCCAGGACATGATTGATATCATGACTCTTGTTAGGGATCAAAAAATAGGGATGGATGATTTAGATGATGCTGCTCGTGGATATAAAACTGGGAATCAAGATGTAAATAGTCCATGGAGAGCTAATGGCTTAAAAGAAAGAGTCGATAACGCCAAAGAAAGAATCTCATCTAGAGTTAAAGGACAGCCCGCCGCTATTGAACTTTCATTAGATATATTAAAAAGATCTATAATGGGTCTAACTGGAGCGCAAACATCTTCATCTGGATCACGCCCAAGGGGTGTTTTATTCCTTGCTGGGCCAACTGGAGTAGGTAAAACTGAGTTAGCAAAATCTCTTACACAAAGTATATTTGGTTCGCAGGATGCATACATTCGTTTTGATATGAGTGAATTTGCATCTGAGCACTCAGAGGCAAGACTAATAGGCGCACCTCCTGGTTATGTTGGTTATGAGAGTGGAGGTGAACTAACTAAAGCTGTTCGTTCTAAGCCTTTTAGTCTTATATTATTTGATGAGATTGAAAAAGCACATCCCAAGATTTTAGATAAGTTCCTTCAAATTTTAGAAGATGGAAGGATTACAGATGGGCTTGGAGATACTGTGTTTTTCTCTGAAAGTATTATAGTTTTTACCTCTAACTTGGGGATATCAAAACGTCATAGAGATGGCACGACTGAGCAGTTGGTTCATCCACAGAACACATATGAAGAAGTGAGAGAAAATGTACTTAAGGGAATTGAAGAGCATTTCACGAATGAACTACGCCGTCCTGAGATTCTTAACCGATTGGGTGATAATATTGTAGTTTTTAATTTTATTCAAAAAGATGTTGCAATTGAAATCTTCGAGATAATGGTTAACAATATTAAAAGAAGAGTAAAAGATGAGCATAGAGCTAAACTAGAGTTGTCTGAAGGAGCTCGAAATACTTTAATAGCTATCTCAACTAGTGATTTAAAAAATGGTGGTAGAGGTATCGGAAGTAAATTAGAAAGTTCATTGGTAAATCCTCTGGCAAGGAAACTATTTGAGTTAGAGTCTTTTAAAGACCAAACAATAATAGTTGATGCTATTACCATGAGTGATAATGTTTATAGTATTAAAATAAGTGTTTCATGA
- a CDS encoding FHA domain-containing protein, translating into MKMVKECPTCLHINPESYAECDECGTDLVGVDPIEESEVEVTQEQPQEPVDVIQEECAHSNLHGNYCLDCREYVKINEISTGEWSLQFPWGEYKIADYLWIGRIKPAPQDMTKELEKNFKNISRNHAQISVDDGKLYIVDLESTNGTFVNSQRIIPNQKVELTQESTLKLAKDLVIEISLKGVEL; encoded by the coding sequence ATGAAAATGGTAAAGGAATGCCCTACCTGTTTACATATTAATCCTGAGAGCTATGCAGAATGTGACGAGTGTGGCACAGATCTAGTCGGGGTTGACCCAATAGAAGAAAGTGAAGTGGAAGTAACTCAAGAGCAACCACAAGAGCCAGTGGACGTTATTCAAGAGGAGTGTGCACACAGTAATCTTCATGGTAACTACTGTTTAGACTGTAGAGAGTATGTTAAGATAAATGAGATTTCAACTGGGGAGTGGAGTTTACAATTTCCTTGGGGGGAGTATAAAATAGCCGATTATCTATGGATAGGAAGAATTAAACCTGCTCCACAAGATATGACAAAAGAGTTGGAAAAAAACTTTAAAAACATATCTAGAAATCATGCACAAATCAGTGTGGACGATGGTAAGTTATACATAGTAGATTTAGAGTCCACAAACGGAACTTTTGTGAATTCCCAAAGAATAATACCAAATCAAAAAGTAGAATTAACTCAAGAGAGCACATTAAAACTAGCAAAAGATTTAGTAATAGAAATTAGTTTAAAGGGTGTTGAATTATGA